The Thermodesulfovibrionales bacterium genome has a window encoding:
- a CDS encoding flagellar motor protein, whose translation MDRSSLIGILLGIVAVIGGNLLEGGKITSVLQATAAAIVFGGTFGATMLSFPLQDILKATSSLRDVFFGEKIDSDVFLKDILRYSAIARRNGLIALEPEISKITDTFFQKAMRLAVDGMGPKMLKETMEQENITYEDEKRRIAKVFETAGGFAPTIGIIGAVLGLIHVMENLSDPAKLGSGIAVAFVATIYGVGSANLILLPMSKKLVNRLHCSLLMREMVLEGVVGIQSGMNTHYLEEKLRAFLDEGQRG comes from the coding sequence ATGGATCGCTCGAGCCTCATAGGCATCCTCTTGGGAATTGTTGCGGTCATCGGCGGGAATCTCCTCGAGGGCGGCAAGATAACGTCCGTGCTCCAGGCGACAGCAGCGGCCATCGTCTTTGGCGGAACCTTTGGCGCAACGATGTTAAGCTTTCCCTTACAAGACATTCTGAAGGCAACATCCTCTCTCAGGGATGTCTTCTTTGGTGAGAAGATCGATTCCGATGTCTTCCTGAAAGACATCCTCCGCTATTCAGCGATCGCGAGACGGAATGGCCTGATTGCGCTGGAACCGGAGATCTCAAAGATCACGGATACCTTCTTCCAGAAGGCCATGCGTCTCGCCGTTGACGGCATGGGACCGAAGATGCTGAAAGAGACCATGGAACAGGAAAACATAACATACGAAGACGAGAAACGACGGATCGCAAAGGTCTTTGAAACGGCAGGGGGATTTGCGCCGACGATCGGGATCATCGGAGCTGTCCTCGGTCTCATTCATGTCATGGAGAATCTCTCGGACCCCGCGAAACTCGGGTCGGGCATTGCCGTCGCTTTTGTCGCAACCATATACGGAGTGGGCTCGGCAAATCTCATCCTCCTTCCGATGTCAAAAAAACTCGTAAACAGACTTCACTGCTCCCTCTTGATGAGGGAGATGGTGCTTGAAGGTGTTGTCGGGATACAGTCGGGAATGAATACCCATTACCTTGAGGAGAAGCTCAGGGCCTTTCTCGACGAGGGTCAGCGGGGTTGA
- a CDS encoding OmpA family protein, whose protein sequence is MRKRRQRDDDHTDRWVVSYADFITLLFAFFTVMYAISHVDTGKLERFAGSMRSAFRATGSGELNTNIIEGIRPIPYEDMQLEKDIRSTLENFVTIPGVTVSRDKRGVRISLGDSVLFDSGTAEIREEAKPLLQSVASVLKRTENAVVIEGHSDNVPVRGGKNASNWELSTARATSVLMALLADHTINPARFSAAGYGEYRPVVSNVTPEGRAKNRRVDIIFVSAKHGTP, encoded by the coding sequence ATGAGAAAGAGACGACAGAGGGACGACGATCACACGGACAGATGGGTAGTTTCGTATGCAGACTTCATAACGCTCCTTTTTGCGTTCTTCACAGTCATGTATGCGATCAGCCATGTGGATACGGGGAAACTCGAGCGCTTTGCAGGCTCAATGAGATCGGCCTTCAGGGCAACGGGATCGGGAGAACTCAATACCAACATTATCGAGGGAATACGGCCGATCCCCTATGAGGATATGCAACTCGAAAAGGATATCAGGTCAACGCTCGAAAATTTTGTTACAATACCGGGAGTGACTGTTTCACGGGACAAGAGGGGTGTTCGCATATCCCTCGGCGATTCGGTTCTTTTTGACAGCGGCACTGCAGAGATCAGGGAAGAGGCAAAACCCCTCCTTCAATCTGTCGCCTCTGTGCTCAAGAGGACTGAAAATGCCGTCGTGATCGAGGGACATTCTGACAATGTGCCGGTGCGGGGAGGGAAGAATGCATCGAATTGGGAACTCTCCACGGCCAGGGCAACAAGTGTGCTCATGGCCCTTCTCGCCGACCATACCATCAACCCGGCAAGGTTTTCAGCTGCCGGATACGGAGAATACCGGCCGGTAGTCTCAAATGTGACACCCGAAGGACGCGCAAAGAACAGAAGGGTCGACATTATTTTTGTCAGTGCCAAGCATGGAACACCATAG